The proteins below are encoded in one region of Micromonospora yangpuensis:
- a CDS encoding tetratricopeptide repeat protein, translating to MDDLGPDRRRKPEQVNRAGLTGPAELVQARDVFGGVHFHGADPPPDMPPRQLPGDVRGFVNRVEELKALNRFLRDGPEGTADGSLSVIAGTAGVGKIQRRLGDRSREAMALDGTGEAYRDLGRPDEAASFHLRATATHRQLGDNWQLALSLDRLATALKLTGRTRDAQQHWREALSLSAAYDDARAAALRDRITEALTRDAESPPGSSR from the coding sequence GTGGATGACCTCGGGCCGGACCGGCGGCGGAAGCCGGAGCAGGTCAACCGGGCCGGGCTGACCGGCCCCGCCGAACTGGTGCAGGCCCGGGACGTGTTCGGCGGCGTACACTTCCACGGCGCAGATCCGCCCCCTGATATGCCACCGCGGCAGCTTCCCGGCGACGTACGCGGCTTCGTCAACCGGGTCGAGGAGCTGAAGGCGCTCAATCGGTTCCTGCGAGACGGCCCGGAGGGGACAGCCGACGGCAGCCTGTCCGTCATCGCCGGGACCGCCGGGGTCGGTAAGATCCAGCGCCGGCTCGGTGACCGCAGCCGGGAGGCCATGGCACTCGACGGCACCGGGGAGGCCTACCGGGATCTGGGACGACCGGACGAGGCAGCCTCCTTCCACCTGCGGGCCACGGCCACCCACCGACAGCTCGGTGACAACTGGCAGCTGGCCCTGAGCCTGGACCGCCTCGCCACCGCCCTCAAGCTGACCGGCCGCACGCGTGACGCGCAGCAGCACTGGCGCGAAGCGTTGTCCCTGTCGGCGGCGTACGACGACGCCCGTGCCGCTGCCTTGCGCGACCGCATCACGGAAGCCCTGACGCGGGACGCCGAGTCTCCTCCAGGATCTTCTCGATGA
- a CDS encoding helix-turn-helix domain-containing protein, producing MSEGVVSGVPRRVLGRALRELRSEARMTLEGAADALGWSRRRVWLIEGGGGPTRGADVRAMCELYDARTRLTGALVALAGETRSKGWWRAYEGPVPAWFDVYAGLEADACGLREYQHALIPALLQTRGYALRVEGHLPAGERDRVVGARLARQGLLRRTFPVPPRLEVVLSESVLLRAAGDPATGVGQLRHLVEVGGLPQVSIRVLPFAAGMCAGVLAGPFVLLDFPPGNRAEVAPPVVYQESMTGALYLDRPHELAAYQRAWASFDNLALDPDQSRILIEKILEETRRPASGLP from the coding sequence GTGAGCGAGGGTGTGGTGTCGGGGGTGCCTCGGCGGGTGTTGGGGCGGGCGTTGCGGGAGTTGCGGTCCGAAGCGCGGATGACCCTGGAGGGCGCGGCCGACGCGTTGGGGTGGAGTCGGCGCAGGGTGTGGCTGATCGAGGGCGGTGGCGGCCCGACCCGGGGCGCGGACGTGCGGGCGATGTGCGAGCTGTACGACGCGCGTACCAGGTTGACCGGCGCGTTGGTGGCGCTGGCGGGGGAGACCCGGTCGAAGGGCTGGTGGCGCGCCTACGAGGGGCCGGTTCCGGCCTGGTTCGACGTGTACGCCGGCCTGGAGGCCGACGCCTGCGGCCTGCGCGAGTACCAGCACGCGCTGATCCCCGCCCTGCTCCAGACCCGTGGGTACGCGCTGCGCGTCGAGGGGCACCTGCCCGCCGGGGAGCGGGATCGGGTGGTCGGGGCGCGGTTGGCCCGGCAGGGGCTGCTGCGGCGGACGTTTCCCGTGCCGCCGCGGCTGGAGGTGGTGTTGTCGGAGTCGGTGTTGCTGCGGGCGGCCGGTGATCCGGCGACCGGGGTGGGTCAGCTTCGGCACCTGGTGGAGGTGGGTGGGCTGCCGCAGGTGTCGATCCGGGTGCTGCCGTTCGCCGCCGGGATGTGTGCGGGTGTGCTCGCCGGGCCGTTCGTGCTGCTGGACTTCCCGCCCGGCAACCGGGCCGAGGTCGCGCCGCCGGTGGTGTATCAGGAGTCGATGACCGGCGCGCTCTACCTCGACCGCCCGCACGAGCTGGCCGCGTACCAGCGGGCCTGGGCCAGCTTCGACAACCTTGCCCTCGACCCGGACCAGTCCCGAATCCTCATCGAGAAGATCCTGGAGGAGACTCGGCGTCCCGCGTCAGGGCTTCCGTGA
- a CDS encoding helix-turn-helix transcriptional regulator yields MGVSRVRVVQLTSRPDFPHPFDRLAGGAVWLVEDVEAWIAQHQPWKAKGADEPPPPES; encoded by the coding sequence TTGGGCGTCTCCCGGGTCCGCGTCGTTCAGCTCACCAGCCGCCCCGACTTCCCACACCCCTTCGACCGCCTGGCCGGCGGCGCTGTCTGGCTGGTGGAGGACGTGGAAGCCTGGATCGCCCAGCACCAGCCCTGGAAGGCCAAGGGTGCGGACGAACCGCCACCCCCGGAGAGCTGA
- a CDS encoding helix-turn-helix transcriptional regulator, producing MASQEIQEMLGVSRTRAYQITNSKSFPDPVAVLSVGRIWQTEDVERWIKAHRPDLQDSEG from the coding sequence GTGGCGAGCCAGGAGATCCAGGAGATGCTCGGCGTCTCCCGTACGCGCGCCTACCAGATCACCAACTCGAAGTCCTTCCCTGACCCGGTGGCCGTCCTCTCCGTCGGCCGGATCTGGCAGACCGAAGACGTCGAACGCTGGATCAAGGCCCACCGCCCCGACCTCCAGGACAGCGAGGGGTAG
- a CDS encoding winged helix-turn-helix domain-containing protein has protein sequence MTHAQHLWRSIRDNLRARIRAGLLKPGEKIPTTRDLMDQHSTSSATVRRAVDSMIESGELIGRQGLGVFVVDARAEDS, from the coding sequence ATGACCCACGCCCAGCACCTATGGCGATCGATTCGTGACAACCTCAGGGCCCGGATCAGAGCCGGCCTGCTGAAGCCGGGCGAGAAGATCCCGACCACCCGGGATCTCATGGACCAGCACTCGACCAGCTCCGCCACCGTCCGCAGAGCCGTCGACTCCATGATCGAGTCCGGCGAACTCATCGGCAGGCAAGGGCTCGGCGTCTTCGTCGTCGACGCCCGCGCGGAAGACTCATAG
- a CDS encoding Eco57I restriction-modification methylase domain-containing protein produces the protein MSATARNQIFTAVHTIGGLLPADMLVRIAEGRDVPGSKPADYRVVAARSVRDDAERHWDWLRSVWKNLRDRLPVAPEADTPADPTGHAVTQWLDPLFAAFGFGVLTPIGATGITADDGGKTFPISHRWDHVPIHLAPWNATLDKRPATGGIPPQSLVQECLNRTDAHLWGVLTNGRQLRLLRDSNALATAAYVEFDLEAIFDGELFSEFVLLYRLLHVSRFAVGEGATPSTCWLEKWRTEAISSGVRALDQHRDAVKNAITTLGTGFLKHPANGELRRDLDVNAYHAALLRLVYRLIFLFVAEDRDALHPPSTSDETRDRYAKYFSSARLRRQALRRRGTPHADLYESLRIVLTALGDVDGRPELGLPGLGGLYDDVEADAPLHGLSLANKDLLEAVRFLCRVRDGGSGRWRPVDYRNMGAEELGSIYESLLESVPKHSPTDSTFELVDRAGNDRKKTGSYYTPSSLIETLLDSTLDPVIDDAQKRGDQKAAAEGKPDTTESIIDELLSLTVCDPACGSGHFLVAAARRIAKRVAAIREGNPEPTVEAVRHALHEVVGRCIYGVDLNPMAVELAKVSLWLEALEPGRPLDFLDAHVKHGNGLMGATPALIRGGIPSKAFKPVEGDDPAWARALERRNEVERDEHPVLFGLDEGMSLTNITFATALRQITRTSAGDLRDVRKRAAAYRDWASSAEYVHAKHVADAWCAAFVWHKAKDAPEAITHEIFRTLRDPAGAGASQVTHDEIMRLRERYTFFHWHLEFPDIFVVPKESTSHVDVDSTTGWAGGFSCVLGNPPWDKVDFEDKKYFSVVDPLIAAIAGTARRTRIAAWAEEFPDEGERYRAERRRVKSTFHFAGDSGAFPLCAKGLTVKGVTMLQTDQLFAERVASIVAPVGRFGCILPTAVATSAGAQHLFSGLSSSGRIASLYDFDNRKPLFVGVHSSYKFCLLSATGRALIEPAARYAFFLEDRTGLDEGGRIFALAPEEITLINPNTGTLPIFRSRRDANLTVAMYHRFPVLVREQDGGGGNPWEITFKATMFHMTDDSDVFRTRDQLEAEGWELHGNVFTRAEERMLPLYEAKMVDFFNHRAADVVKSPTALNRQNQPRYLSSNELQNPSRASFSQNWVAEGGAILSRRNGRDLLVPAVRSRVESIGWRREWLCGWCDVTASTNERTAIPAFIPLVAVGHTYPLMLPTVDPPLVALLVAAQSSLVFDFVSRQKIGGVHMALMTWKQLPVPAPEVLEPHSSFVLNRVLELVYTAFDMAPLARDLGDQGQPFRWNEHRRAHIRAELDAYFFHLYGVDRDDVDYIMETFQTATGGLKNNDITKYGCYRTKELILTEYDRMAIAGLNLDSPLIDGQSYESTLTPLPGLGPRHEVA, from the coding sequence ATGTCCGCCACCGCCCGCAACCAGATCTTCACCGCCGTGCACACCATCGGCGGCCTGCTCCCCGCCGACATGCTGGTCCGCATCGCCGAGGGCAGGGACGTCCCCGGCAGCAAGCCCGCCGACTACCGGGTGGTCGCCGCACGTTCGGTCCGCGACGACGCCGAACGCCACTGGGACTGGCTCAGGTCGGTGTGGAAGAACCTGCGCGACAGACTGCCCGTCGCCCCGGAGGCCGACACCCCCGCCGACCCGACCGGCCACGCCGTCACCCAGTGGCTCGATCCCCTGTTCGCTGCCTTCGGCTTCGGTGTCCTCACCCCGATCGGGGCCACCGGCATCACCGCCGACGACGGCGGCAAGACCTTCCCGATCAGCCACCGCTGGGACCACGTCCCGATCCACCTTGCCCCGTGGAACGCCACCCTCGACAAGCGCCCGGCCACCGGCGGCATCCCGCCGCAGTCACTGGTGCAGGAGTGCCTGAACCGCACCGACGCCCACCTGTGGGGAGTGCTCACCAACGGCCGGCAACTGCGACTGCTGCGCGACTCCAACGCCCTGGCCACCGCCGCCTACGTCGAGTTCGACCTGGAGGCGATCTTCGACGGTGAACTGTTCAGTGAGTTCGTCCTGCTCTACCGGCTGCTGCACGTCAGCCGTTTCGCGGTGGGGGAGGGGGCCACCCCGTCGACCTGCTGGCTGGAGAAGTGGCGTACGGAGGCGATCTCCTCCGGCGTGCGCGCGCTGGACCAGCACCGAGATGCAGTCAAAAATGCGATCACGACGCTGGGCACCGGATTCCTCAAGCATCCGGCCAACGGTGAGCTGCGGCGCGATCTCGACGTCAACGCCTACCACGCAGCCCTGCTGCGACTGGTCTATCGGCTGATCTTCCTCTTCGTCGCCGAGGATCGCGACGCCCTGCACCCACCAAGCACCAGCGACGAGACTCGCGATCGGTATGCGAAGTACTTTTCCTCTGCGCGGCTGCGCCGCCAGGCGTTGCGCCGTCGGGGCACCCCGCACGCAGACCTCTACGAGTCGCTACGGATCGTCCTCACGGCGCTCGGCGACGTCGATGGACGCCCTGAACTGGGACTTCCCGGCCTCGGCGGCCTCTACGACGACGTCGAGGCCGATGCTCCGCTGCACGGGCTGTCGCTCGCGAACAAGGACCTGCTGGAAGCGGTGCGCTTCCTTTGCCGGGTCCGGGACGGTGGATCAGGCCGTTGGCGTCCGGTGGACTACCGCAACATGGGTGCCGAGGAACTGGGCTCGATCTACGAATCGCTGCTGGAGTCGGTGCCGAAGCACAGCCCGACGGACAGCACCTTCGAACTGGTCGACCGTGCCGGCAACGACCGCAAGAAGACGGGCTCGTACTACACGCCGAGTTCGCTGATCGAGACCCTGCTCGACTCCACGCTCGACCCGGTCATCGACGACGCGCAGAAGCGCGGTGACCAGAAGGCGGCGGCTGAAGGCAAGCCCGACACGACAGAGAGCATCATCGACGAGCTGCTGTCGCTGACCGTCTGTGACCCGGCCTGTGGGTCCGGCCACTTCCTGGTCGCTGCCGCTCGCCGGATCGCCAAGCGCGTCGCGGCCATCCGGGAAGGCAACCCGGAGCCCACGGTCGAGGCGGTACGCCACGCGCTGCACGAAGTGGTCGGTCGGTGCATCTATGGCGTCGACCTCAACCCGATGGCGGTGGAACTCGCTAAGGTATCCCTCTGGCTGGAGGCGCTGGAACCGGGCCGACCGCTGGACTTCCTGGACGCGCACGTCAAGCACGGCAACGGCTTGATGGGGGCGACGCCAGCCTTGATCAGAGGCGGCATCCCCAGTAAGGCTTTCAAGCCAGTCGAAGGCGACGACCCTGCTTGGGCACGGGCACTGGAGAGACGCAATGAAGTCGAACGGGACGAACATCCCGTCCTCTTCGGGCTCGACGAAGGCATGTCGCTGACCAACATCACCTTCGCGACCGCCCTGCGGCAGATCACCCGCACTTCGGCCGGCGACCTTCGCGACGTCCGCAAGCGGGCCGCCGCATACCGTGACTGGGCCAGCTCTGCGGAGTACGTGCACGCCAAGCACGTTGCCGACGCGTGGTGCGCGGCATTCGTCTGGCACAAGGCGAAGGATGCACCCGAAGCCATCACGCATGAGATCTTCCGAACGCTCCGGGATCCGGCCGGGGCAGGTGCTTCCCAGGTCACGCACGACGAGATTATGCGACTACGTGAGCGGTACACATTCTTCCACTGGCACCTGGAGTTCCCGGACATCTTCGTGGTGCCGAAGGAATCCACCTCCCATGTCGACGTCGACTCGACCACGGGTTGGGCGGGTGGCTTCTCGTGTGTCCTCGGCAACCCGCCCTGGGACAAGGTCGACTTCGAGGACAAGAAGTACTTTAGCGTGGTCGATCCCCTGATCGCCGCGATTGCTGGCACCGCTCGTCGCACCCGGATAGCCGCTTGGGCCGAGGAGTTCCCGGACGAGGGCGAGCGTTATCGGGCCGAGCGTCGGCGGGTCAAATCCACCTTTCACTTTGCAGGAGACTCCGGTGCATTTCCCCTGTGCGCTAAAGGCCTCACCGTCAAGGGGGTGACTATGCTTCAAACTGATCAGCTTTTTGCCGAGCGGGTTGCCTCAATCGTCGCCCCGGTAGGTCGATTTGGTTGCATTTTGCCGACGGCCGTCGCGACGAGTGCTGGGGCGCAGCACCTGTTTAGCGGCCTCAGTAGTTCTGGTCGAATTGCGTCTCTCTATGACTTTGACAATCGCAAGCCGCTGTTCGTTGGTGTGCACTCCAGTTACAAGTTCTGTCTGCTGTCAGCTACCGGGCGAGCGCTCATCGAGCCTGCTGCGCGCTACGCCTTCTTTTTGGAAGACCGGACGGGCCTCGATGAGGGGGGCCGAATCTTTGCCCTTGCCCCCGAAGAGATTACTCTAATCAACCCGAACACCGGAACGCTGCCGATCTTCCGCAGTCGCCGAGATGCAAACCTGACGGTAGCCATGTACCACCGTTTTCCTGTCCTCGTGAGAGAACAAGATGGTGGTGGAGGGAATCCGTGGGAGATAACCTTCAAGGCCACAATGTTTCATATGACCGACGACTCCGACGTATTCAGGACGCGAGACCAGTTGGAGGCTGAAGGCTGGGAGTTGCACGGAAACGTATTCACCCGCGCTGAGGAGCGGATGCTTCCGCTGTACGAGGCAAAAATGGTCGACTTTTTTAACCATCGAGCCGCGGATGTAGTGAAGAGCCCGACGGCACTCAACCGTCAGAATCAACCGCGCTATCTTTCATCCAACGAACTTCAGAACCCTTCGCGTGCTTCGTTTTCGCAAAATTGGGTCGCCGAGGGCGGTGCCATATTGAGTCGACGTAACGGTAGGGATCTTCTAGTTCCTGCTGTCCGCAGTCGGGTCGAAAGTATCGGATGGCGGAGGGAGTGGCTGTGCGGCTGGTGTGACGTTACTGCGTCGACGAACGAGCGAACCGCGATCCCCGCTTTCATCCCGCTCGTGGCAGTTGGGCACACGTATCCTCTGATGCTACCAACGGTTGATCCGCCGCTAGTTGCCCTTCTTGTTGCAGCTCAATCCTCGCTGGTCTTCGATTTTGTTAGTCGTCAGAAGATTGGCGGGGTGCACATGGCGTTGATGACCTGGAAGCAGCTTCCGGTTCCTGCGCCCGAAGTGCTGGAACCGCATTCCTCTTTTGTTCTGAATCGCGTCCTAGAACTCGTTTACACGGCATTCGACATGGCTCCGCTCGCACGAGACCTCGGCGATCAAGGGCAGCCCTTTCGTTGGAATGAGCACCGCCGTGCTCACATCCGTGCAGAGTTGGATGCCTACTTCTTTCATTTGTATGGCGTGGATCGCGACGATGTCGACTACATTATGGAAACGTTCCAGACGGCGACTGGAGGGCTCAAAAATAATGACATCACTAAGTACGGTTGTTACCGTACCAAGGAGTTGATCCTCACTGAGTACGACCGTATGGCCATTGCTGGTCTTAATCTAGATAGCCCCTTGATAGATGGACAGAGTTACGAATCAACCCTTACTCCGTTGCCTGGTTTGGGTCCTCGCCACGAGGTGGCATAG
- a CDS encoding DEAD/DEAH box helicase, whose protein sequence is MTIPFSAGSLVSARGRDWVVLPESASDLLVLRPLGGADDDIAAVFPAFEQVRSAEFADPSPTDLGDAQAAGLLRSALRIGFRSGAGPFRSLAGIAVEPRAYQLVPLLMALRQPTVRMLISDDVGIGKTVEAGLIASELLAQGSASGLAVLCSPALAEQWQDELRTKFGIDAELVLASTVSRLERGLDLGQSLFDRHPHVIVSTDFIKSTRHRDDFVRHCPDLVIVDEAHTCVAADDTVTSQNQLRYELLQRVAADTGRHLLLVTATPHSGKEGAFRNLLGLLKPELADVDLGSDAGRRALAPYFVHRKRQDVRKYLTREDGVADGSLTEQTSFPTDREFKDETYKLSPAYRALLDDAIAYASERVSAADQRGRREVRIAWWSAIALLRSLVSSPRAAAQTLQTRSATATARDAAEADRLGAPLTSDFSDADALEGLDVAPGAETTDADSAAGARLAQLAAQAAKLEGPTEDTKLAALVKQVKALLKEGYHPIVFCRYIPTAEYVAEHLDGKLGKKTIVRAVTGTLSPQQRIQRIEDLARDAGDDPAARRVLVATDCLSEGVNLQHHFDAVIHYDLAWNPTRHDQREGRVDRYGQQRGVVRVVTLYGSDNGIDGKVLDVLIRKHRQIRKDLGISVSVPDAASSGVTDAIVEWLLLRGRDGEQGSLFDADEYRAIDKKAAALASDWQSAAEREKTSRSRFAQHAIHPQEVAREVAAIRDTLGRTSEIEGFVRRALRSLDGFLRDDPAHPGDFTADVSGTPAGLRDALAPALGGDAVETGRPVPFRTTAAVKRGEVAMVRTDPAVAALAGYVLNAALDEQTAGPRPARRCGVIRTRAVTSRTTLLVVRYRFQLTLPSRAGSRQLVAEDARLLAFAGSPGNARWLDHPEALALLEATADANTDPGFGERTMRQILTDLPATHDHLTGYGDELAADLLASHRRVRSAAGEIVRGLTVTAQGRPDVLGAYVYLPAPAAGAVA, encoded by the coding sequence ATGACCATCCCCTTCAGCGCCGGATCGCTGGTCTCCGCCCGGGGCCGCGACTGGGTAGTACTGCCGGAGAGCGCCAGCGACCTGCTCGTGCTGCGCCCGCTCGGCGGTGCGGACGACGACATCGCCGCCGTCTTCCCCGCCTTCGAGCAGGTACGCAGCGCCGAGTTCGCCGACCCGTCCCCGACCGACCTCGGCGACGCCCAGGCCGCCGGGCTGCTCCGTTCGGCCCTGCGGATCGGCTTCCGCTCCGGCGCCGGCCCGTTCCGCTCGCTGGCCGGCATCGCCGTGGAACCCCGCGCCTACCAGCTGGTGCCGCTGCTGATGGCGTTGCGCCAGCCGACCGTACGGATGCTCATCTCCGACGACGTCGGCATCGGCAAGACCGTCGAGGCGGGACTCATCGCCAGCGAGCTGCTCGCCCAGGGCAGCGCCAGCGGGCTTGCGGTGCTCTGCTCCCCGGCCCTGGCCGAGCAGTGGCAGGACGAGCTGCGTACCAAGTTCGGCATCGACGCGGAGCTGGTCCTGGCCTCCACGGTGTCCCGGCTGGAACGCGGCCTTGACCTCGGCCAGTCGCTCTTCGACCGGCACCCGCACGTGATCGTCTCCACCGACTTCATCAAGTCCACCCGGCACCGCGACGACTTCGTCCGGCACTGCCCGGACCTGGTCATCGTCGACGAGGCCCACACCTGCGTGGCCGCCGACGACACGGTGACCAGCCAGAACCAGCTCCGCTACGAGCTGCTGCAACGGGTGGCCGCCGACACCGGCCGGCACCTGCTGCTGGTCACCGCCACCCCGCACAGCGGCAAGGAGGGCGCCTTCCGCAACCTGCTCGGCCTGCTGAAGCCGGAGCTGGCCGACGTCGATCTCGGCTCCGACGCCGGCCGCCGCGCCCTCGCCCCGTACTTCGTGCACCGCAAGCGCCAGGACGTGCGCAAGTACCTGACCCGGGAGGACGGGGTCGCCGACGGCTCGCTCACCGAGCAGACCTCGTTCCCCACCGACCGGGAGTTCAAGGACGAGACGTACAAGCTCTCCCCGGCGTACCGGGCGTTGCTGGACGACGCCATCGCGTACGCCAGCGAACGGGTGAGCGCCGCGGACCAGCGCGGCCGGCGGGAGGTCCGGATCGCCTGGTGGTCGGCGATCGCCCTGCTGCGTTCGCTGGTCTCCTCCCCGCGCGCCGCCGCACAGACCCTGCAGACCCGCTCGGCGACCGCCACCGCCCGCGACGCCGCCGAAGCCGACCGGCTCGGTGCCCCGCTGACCAGCGACTTCTCCGACGCCGACGCGCTGGAGGGGCTGGACGTCGCCCCCGGCGCGGAGACCACCGACGCCGACAGCGCGGCTGGCGCACGGCTGGCGCAGCTCGCCGCCCAGGCCGCGAAGCTGGAGGGGCCGACCGAGGACACCAAGCTCGCCGCCCTGGTCAAGCAGGTCAAGGCGCTACTCAAGGAGGGCTACCACCCGATCGTCTTCTGCCGCTACATCCCCACCGCCGAGTACGTCGCCGAACACCTCGACGGCAAGCTCGGCAAGAAGACCATCGTCCGGGCGGTCACCGGCACCCTCTCCCCGCAGCAGCGCATCCAGCGCATCGAGGACCTGGCCCGCGACGCCGGGGACGACCCGGCCGCCCGCCGGGTGCTGGTGGCCACGGACTGCCTCTCCGAGGGGGTGAACCTGCAGCACCACTTCGACGCGGTGATCCACTACGACCTGGCCTGGAACCCCACCCGCCATGATCAACGGGAAGGGCGGGTCGACCGGTACGGACAGCAGCGCGGCGTGGTGCGGGTCGTCACCCTCTACGGCAGCGACAACGGCATCGACGGCAAGGTCCTCGACGTCCTCATCCGCAAGCACCGCCAGATCCGCAAGGACCTCGGCATCTCCGTCTCCGTCCCGGACGCCGCCTCCTCCGGAGTGACCGACGCGATCGTGGAGTGGCTGCTGCTGCGCGGCCGAGACGGCGAACAGGGCAGCCTCTTCGACGCCGACGAGTACCGCGCCATCGACAAAAAGGCCGCCGCACTGGCCAGCGACTGGCAGTCCGCCGCCGAACGGGAGAAGACCTCCCGCTCCCGCTTCGCCCAGCACGCCATCCACCCGCAGGAGGTGGCCCGCGAGGTCGCCGCCATCCGGGACACCCTGGGCCGTACCTCGGAGATCGAAGGCTTCGTCCGACGGGCCCTGCGCAGCCTCGACGGCTTCCTGCGCGACGACCCGGCGCACCCGGGCGACTTCACCGCCGACGTCAGCGGCACCCCCGCCGGCCTGCGCGACGCCCTCGCCCCGGCGCTCGGCGGCGACGCCGTGGAGACCGGCCGGCCGGTACCGTTCCGCACCACCGCCGCGGTCAAACGCGGCGAGGTCGCCATGGTCCGCACCGACCCCGCAGTGGCGGCACTGGCCGGGTACGTCCTCAACGCCGCCCTCGACGAGCAGACCGCCGGCCCCCGCCCGGCCCGCCGCTGCGGGGTGATCCGCACCCGGGCGGTGACCAGCCGCACCACCCTGCTGGTGGTTCGCTACCGCTTCCAGCTCACCCTGCCCTCGCGGGCCGGCAGTCGGCAGCTCGTCGCCGAGGACGCCCGGCTGCTCGCCTTCGCCGGCAGCCCCGGTAACGCCCGCTGGCTTGACCACCCCGAGGCCTTGGCGCTGCTGGAGGCCACCGCCGACGCCAACACCGACCCCGGCTTCGGCGAACGCACCATGCGGCAGATCCTCACCGACCTGCCCGCGACCCACGACCACCTGACCGGGTACGGCGACGAGCTGGCCGCCGACCTGCTCGCCTCGCACCGCCGGGTGCGCAGCGCCGCCGGGGAGATCGTCCGGGGCCTCACCGTCACCGCCCAGGGCCGCCCCGACGTCCTCGGTGCCTACGTCTACCTGCCCGCCCCCGCCGCCGGAGCTGTCGCCTGA